In Clostridium thermosuccinogenes, the genomic stretch GCATTTGCTTATGTTGCATATGACCCTTATGGCAAAGATAAGTGGGAACATAGCCCTGAAACTTACACTTCTTTATATAAACTCACTGATTTTATTGAGGTGAAATGATATGAAATATAAAAGAGCGATATCAACATTGCTGATTACAGTATTAATTATTATGAGCATACCTTATATATCGTTCGCTGCGAAAATTGACTATGCACCGGATACACAGACAATAAGATTAACCACAGTAGCTACTAATGCAACCACACCGGTTACATATTCGGTTGAAGGGTGGACTATTGCTTTTACGGGAGAATCAGGGAAAAAATATGCTGTGCGTTTAAAGCTTAAAAACACATCCTCAACTCCTCTTCCAGGGAATAAAACTGAGTATGTATATGAAATCCCGATTGCGTCCACGACTGATCCAAACAACGTATTAGACCGCTGCAAAGCTACATATGGAGATCATGATGATTTTATAAAGTTTTTTTCCAAAGATAAACACGTTAAACTCTATGCCCTTATCGTTATAAAAAACAATGGAGTACCGGAAGGCAGCTTAAATTATGACGGTACCACAACAGGGAAGGTATATGACCTATATGCCGGCGATTTGGATGCACTAAAGAAAGCCAGGGCATGGCTTGACCCCACCACATTTGATGGAAACTATATAAGGGACTGCTTTATTCCTGCGGTGGACGTTCCAAAAGAAGATATTGCTCCTCCAACCGCAAAGATAACTCATAAAGGTGTAGAGGTATCTTCTCTTTCTGTGTCTGAGGGGGAGCCTATTGACATATCCGGGGCCAATTCCAAGTTTCCCAGCTATGCAACAGAAAAACTTTACACGTGGCAGTACAGGACGAAAGGCTCTTCTACCTGGACAACCCTTGTTACAAAAGGGATTGACAAGGTTGTACCTCCCTTGCCGAATTTAAAGGTAGGAAAGTATGAGGTAAAGCTTCATGTTGATTACAACATGGGAAAGAATAAATATGAGTTTAAAGAATCTGAACATCCGGAAACGTCAACGACCATGGAGCTTGAAATAAAGCCAAATGCAAACAAGGCGTATGTTATAGCAACAGGAGATATAGAACCGGATAAGATAGTGTCCCAGGAAGACGTTGACAATAACGTGCCGATACCAGTTAATGTAGGGGTAACTGGAAAGCTTATGGATTACCCGGATATTTCGAGGATATCGAAATGGACGTTGCATTTGAGGAAAGACCCGCAAGGCCCTGATGACCAATATCAGAAAGTTGAATACACAACCAACCTTAAAGATACTGCCTCAGCTACATGTGAATTTACAATACCCGCAGGATTGCTAAAAAACTCCGACAGCTATACGCAGCCGTTTGTTGTATCTGCCTGGGCGACAGTAGATGGAAAAGTTATAAAAAGTGATCCGGTATATTGTTACATAAAATTATATAAAGAGGGAGCAGCTCCTTATGTTAAGGCAACACCGTCAATAGAGCCGGATAAGAAGATATCTCAAGAAGATGTTGACAAAAATGTAATGATACCGGTTGAAGTCGGAGTTACAGGAGTGCTCAAAAATTTATCAGATATTTCGAAGATATCAAAATGGACGTTGCATTTGAGAAAAGAGCCACAGGGTGAAGATGATCAATATCAGAAAGTTGAATTTACAACTAACCTTAGAGCTTCGGCCCATACTATATGTGACTTTACTATACCGGCAGGAGTTTTGAAAAATTCCGACAGATATACTCAGAAATTCGCTGTATCTGCCTGGGCGACAGTGGATGGCAAAGTTATAAAGAGTAATACTGAGTATTGTTCTATAACAATATATAAAGTAGGAGTACCACCACCAGACCCGAATCCAGACCCACCGGAAGTAAATGAGCCTCCAGTAGCAGTTATAACATCGCCGTCATATGTTAAGGCAGGTGAATTAGTCAACATATCCGGTACAGGTTCGTATGATCCTGATGGGACGATAGTTGACTATTACTGGGAGATACAGGATAAACCCAATGCCATTAGTGGCAGCTCAGGTTATTATACTTTCCCATATATAGGAGTTTATAACGTAACGTTGGTTGTTACTGATGATGACGGAGCTACCGGACAGGCGCAAAAAGCAATCACAGTAATGCCTCCATCTCCAGTTGCTCTTATAACCGCCAACGGAAAATTTAAAGAAAACAGAATAGTAAACATCGATGGAACACATAGTATTGGAACGCCTCAATATCCCATAGACTGGTCTAAAGCTGAGTGGAGTATAACTCCTGTAAGTGATACAGGAGCAACTGATAATATATGGGTAGTGACCTCTTTGGATGCCAATGGCATGCCTATTGGAAATAAATACAGTGCCGGTTCCACAGATGGAGGCCCATTGCATAAAATCGTTTTCAAGGATGCCGGAGAATATGACATAAACCTAACTGTGTATAATACAGCCGGATTGTCCGGAAGCAGAACTTACAGATTAGAAATTAAAGAGGACCTGCCGCCTGTTGTCAATGCTTCTGTATATCCTACAGAAAGGTTATACAATGCAGATGGTACCCTGTGTGAAACTACAATTATCCGTGTGGAGCATACAAATGAAAGCGGTACTACTCCTGTTATGTTTGAAGTGTCCAGATATACATATAATGGTTGTCTGGACAGAATTAACGAATTTTTTGGAGTAAATCCGATTACTGAGGCAAAAATCTCAGAATTTCTTTCTGCTAATCCGGATATTAAGCGTGTTACTACATCAACACCATTATTTGCTAAGCTGGTAATCACGGATAACAGTTATTCACCGGACGGAGATTTTTTGGCAAACCGTAAAATATGGGTAACTTACGATGCAAACAATAATGGTGTTTTCACGGATTCGGTCGATACAAAGACTTTAATCCAGGATCTTTCAGGGCAGGACAACATAGAAAAAAACAAAGTAATAGAATACCTTTGTAGTGATACTGTAGGTAGGTATAAGGTGGAAATAGAGGTTACAGAAGGCTTTGTGCCATAAAAATGGAGTAGTTTGGGGATGAAAAAGAAAGTATCCATATTTTTAGCATTAGTATTACTGGTATTTTGCACTACAAATATATTTGCAGATGATGCGATAATAAAAAGTACAGACTTTCTCAAGAGCAAAGAGGATATTAATACGGTAGTAGATAATGCTGCACCTAATGTTGGTTTTAGTCTTGCTAAGAAGAAGCTGGTTGATGTAGTTATACTGACGGATTACACAGGAACCAATCTTACAAATTTAGCATCACAGCTAAATTCATTGAAAAATAGTTTATCAGCGAATAATGTGGACATGCAGTACAATATAATAGATGGCACTAATAAGGCTTATGCCGGAGAAGCATTAATATCTGAATCACCTATGGCAATTGGACAGTATGTTAATGCTAACTATACTTCCTTTGTGGAAAGTTATGCTGGTATAAAACAGGACTTAACAGTAACTACTAACAATCCGAATATTGCTATAGATGTATTATCTGATATAAAAATAATGAGATCATATCATGGTGGATATTATCATCACAATAGATATGCAGATATTCCCGGCAGTTCATTTTTTGCTGTAACAAATTCAGGAGAAATGTATGGCTGGGGGTATAGTTCATATGTTATTTCGCTTCTTCCTATTGAATATGGAGAGGATTCAATAACTACTCCTAGATTGTTTACAGATATCAGCGACGTTAAAGATTATATACCTAACGGTTGGTATGGCGTGGCTCTTAAAAATGACGGTTCGGTATGGTATAATGGTGAACTTCGTTATAGTCCATTGTATTTTACTGGCCCCGTAGGTGATCCAGTGTACTATTCATTTAAAAAACTACCAGGATATAGTAACATTAAGCAAATAGTAAACACCGGGAATTTTATTTTAGCACTTAAGGAAGACGGTACTGTTTGGGGGCAGGGTGATAATATATGTTATTCATTAGGTAACGTGCCAAGTAACTATAATAGGGATGCGGAAGGGTACTATACATGGGATACAGAAATGGTTCAGGTACCAGGGCTTACAGATGTAGAGAAAATATTTGGATTTAAACATTCTGCATTTGCAATAAAAAAAGATGGTACTGTCTGGGCCTGGGGAGCTAACTATTATACAGAGATACTTGGTGTACCTAGCGATGGTGAAAGTAAATTTTATTATATAGAGAATCTGAGCTATCCTCCTTATCAAATATATCATCCCAAAACTGCTTTTTGTGTTTACAATCCAAAGAAGATACCTGGACTAGATGGTAAATCCATATCACAAATAACCTGCATATACAATGAGTATAAGGACCCTATATATACAGTTATAGTTAAAACAGATGGTACGGTATGGAAGCTGGATAGCAGTGGATTATCTAAAATAACAAAAACTCGTGAACAGGGTATAGATTATGATAATTTCACGACTTATGAGCTTTATCCTGGTACACCTCTAAATGATATAGTTTACATTGACTCAAAACCTTCGCTCACTGCTTATCTAAAAAAGGATGGAACAGTGTTAATAGATTACTATAGAGTATATGAATCATTAAGTGGAAGGAAACTACGGTACATAAAAACACTAATCAATAATAATACAGGTATTAGTCCGACTATGCCTGTATATGGTGTAAGCGTGAATAAAGTATATGAAAAAACGCTTCGTAAAGGCTCAGACAGGTATTTGCTATGCATAAGCAAATCTACCGGAAATAACTACAGCGGAGGGTTTGGCTCATACTACAGCTTTGGTACTTTAAATAATTCATTTGTCGAATACCTTGGTAGAAATGATTTTTCCATATATGCTGCTGTGCCGGCATCAACCTTTGACTATATAAGCGATGTAGGGAAACAGGAGGTGTCAATACGCCACCTTGTAAATAGCTCTGTAAGGGAAGGTAAATTATACGATATAAGCCAGCTATCTACCATGCTGAACTATATTAATACAAAATATGCAAATGTAGACCCAGAAAGTAAAATAACTCAGTATGTAGTAGTAAATGAGGATAAAGTTGAATATTCAACATTTTATGATGATGGTTCGAAGGATCCGATATATACCGGAGAGTGGCAATACACTCATGATCCTACTGTGTTTGAGAATAACAATGGTATAATTTCCTTTTCCGGGCAGTGGAGAAGCACTCCCCTGTTAACCTTTACCAATGTAGGTAAATACGATGTTATATATCGGGCAACGGATAATCCAAAAAACAATATCATATTTTCAGCATACAGGAAAAGTGGTGATACACCCAAAATGACTATATATGCCCACAGAAGGCCGATAGCCCAAGCTAATGTCAACTTTACGGGA encodes the following:
- a CDS encoding RCC1 domain-containing protein, with amino-acid sequence MKKKVSIFLALVLLVFCTTNIFADDAIIKSTDFLKSKEDINTVVDNAAPNVGFSLAKKKLVDVVILTDYTGTNLTNLASQLNSLKNSLSANNVDMQYNIIDGTNKAYAGEALISESPMAIGQYVNANYTSFVESYAGIKQDLTVTTNNPNIAIDVLSDIKIMRSYHGGYYHHNRYADIPGSSFFAVTNSGEMYGWGYSSYVISLLPIEYGEDSITTPRLFTDISDVKDYIPNGWYGVALKNDGSVWYNGELRYSPLYFTGPVGDPVYYSFKKLPGYSNIKQIVNTGNFILALKEDGTVWGQGDNICYSLGNVPSNYNRDAEGYYTWDTEMVQVPGLTDVEKIFGFKHSAFAIKKDGTVWAWGANYYTEILGVPSDGESKFYYIENLSYPPYQIYHPKTAFCVYNPKKIPGLDGKSISQITCIYNEYKDPIYTVIVKTDGTVWKLDSSGLSKITKTREQGIDYDNFTTYELYPGTPLNDIVYIDSKPSLTAYLKKDGTVLIDYYRVYESLSGRKLRYIKTLINNNTGISPTMPVYGVSVNKVYEKTLRKGSDRYLLCISKSTGNNYSGGFGSYYSFGTLNNSFVEYLGRNDFSIYAAVPASTFDYISDVGKQEVSIRHLVNSSVREGKLYDISQLSTMLNYINTKYANVDPESKITQYVVVNEDKVEYSTFYDDGSKDPIYTGEWQYTHDPTVFENNNGIISFSGQWRSTPLLTFTNVGKYDVIYRATDNPKNNIIFSAYRKSGDTPKMTIYAHRRPIAQANVNFTGIDGSGKYITSTVSTSYDLDHTSRTDKGIVQENWAWKDIADAGWTPGKLPGLLPPNKTYLVRLSVMDLEGAWSDPYVLAVKTQLSNQPPTVDASPTSRDWGNTNVTCTVTASDINGDYAYTNYMWSTSPVKPTSGWTKNTSSSFNVTQSTQGSWYLHMEAFDAVGNSFYRMRGPYNIDKTPPSGVFNPNTHSWTNKDVSVTFDPSDTGGSGVKQWRYRVSTNNGSTYGSWSGYITGDTNGMIVLKDTGSNRIQAEIQDNAGNIGTVTSGTYYIDKIAPVVNANPATLTSYDPITVTLTAADTGGSGLKQTNYKWTTTTAKPASGWLIATAGSFSTTLSDDSSEFYLHVEAFDNAGNSTYRVFGPYKYESLKITGVTISGYWNHWRGQVDMFGKRMTNEPHRFLSLERVKINVYTSGYADRVEIRFSPELEAMQYTDIYGNVYDYNRDYDLNYVYFPQTFALDNTQKDGHIYWEYILPLANSTKSWDDRRLRPPYSMTVTAYKGEKSVVYTISDIDITGNIFDLIYIQPVD
- a CDS encoding PKD domain-containing protein → MKYKRAISTLLITVLIIMSIPYISFAAKIDYAPDTQTIRLTTVATNATTPVTYSVEGWTIAFTGESGKKYAVRLKLKNTSSTPLPGNKTEYVYEIPIASTTDPNNVLDRCKATYGDHDDFIKFFSKDKHVKLYALIVIKNNGVPEGSLNYDGTTTGKVYDLYAGDLDALKKARAWLDPTTFDGNYIRDCFIPAVDVPKEDIAPPTAKITHKGVEVSSLSVSEGEPIDISGANSKFPSYATEKLYTWQYRTKGSSTWTTLVTKGIDKVVPPLPNLKVGKYEVKLHVDYNMGKNKYEFKESEHPETSTTMELEIKPNANKAYVIATGDIEPDKIVSQEDVDNNVPIPVNVGVTGKLMDYPDISRISKWTLHLRKDPQGPDDQYQKVEYTTNLKDTASATCEFTIPAGLLKNSDSYTQPFVVSAWATVDGKVIKSDPVYCYIKLYKEGAAPYVKATPSIEPDKKISQEDVDKNVMIPVEVGVTGVLKNLSDISKISKWTLHLRKEPQGEDDQYQKVEFTTNLRASAHTICDFTIPAGVLKNSDRYTQKFAVSAWATVDGKVIKSNTEYCSITIYKVGVPPPDPNPDPPEVNEPPVAVITSPSYVKAGELVNISGTGSYDPDGTIVDYYWEIQDKPNAISGSSGYYTFPYIGVYNVTLVVTDDDGATGQAQKAITVMPPSPVALITANGKFKENRIVNIDGTHSIGTPQYPIDWSKAEWSITPVSDTGATDNIWVVTSLDANGMPIGNKYSAGSTDGGPLHKIVFKDAGEYDINLTVYNTAGLSGSRTYRLEIKEDLPPVVNASVYPTERLYNADGTLCETTIIRVEHTNESGTTPVMFEVSRYTYNGCLDRINEFFGVNPITEAKISEFLSANPDIKRVTTSTPLFAKLVITDNSYSPDGDFLANRKIWVTYDANNNGVFTDSVDTKTLIQDLSGQDNIEKNKVIEYLCSDTVGRYKVEIEVTEGFVP